The Microbacterium natoriense genomic interval GGGCGACGATCCGGCATGGGTGGCGCTCGCGGCCGAGTCCTCGGTGCGCATGCCCGGGACCCTGCTCGCGGATGCCGGCATCCCCCTGCCAACCCTCAATCCGCAGCAGGCCATGCTCATCCACGTGCGCGCGAGCGCCTGACCCTTTCAGGTTCTCGCCCTTGCGCGATACGTGCGCCCTGTGGTTAGTTAACGCCGGAAAGTAACTTCGCCCCGCGACAGAGACGTCGCGTACGAGAGGAAGCCATGCATAATCCCCCATCCGGACGGCGAGCGCTCACGCTCACCTCGGCCGTCGCCGCAGCAGTGCTCGCACTCACGCTCACCCCCGGTGCCTCCTGGGCCACCGGATCGAGCGGCGAGACCCCGACTCCGTCACCCACGGATTCCGCCACCACGACCCGGCAGGCGACGTCGGCTCCTGAGACCACTCCGCCGGCTGACGCGACCCCCACGCCGCAGGCGACGCCGTCGTCCGGGCCCGAGCAGACCGCTGTCCCACAGCCCGAGAAATCGGCAGCGCCGGTGACCCCGCCGGCGGTCGTCGCCGACGACGGTGTCTCGGAACTCTCCTCGAAGCCTTACATGGGCTGGAGCAGTTACAGCATGCAGGTGTACTCCGGCAACGGAAAGTGGATCACCGCCGACCAGATCACGGCGCAGTCCGACGCGATGCACGACAAGCTGCAGGACTTCGGCTACGAGTACATCAACGTCGACGCCGGCTGGAACGACGGTGTCGACGACTACGGACGCCCGCTGCCGAGCGCCACCCTGTACCCGGACGGTCTCGACGCGGTGATCGACCATGTCCACGCCAACGGGCAGAAGTTCGGGCTGTATCTGATCCCCGGCGTGAGCCTGCAGATCGCAGAAGCCGCCTACCCGATCCACAACGCGCCGGGCTGCACGACTAACGACATCCTGAAGCGTCCGCTGCAGCAGGGAGACTACTGGGGCATCGGCTACCGTCTCGACTTCTCCAACCCGTGCAGCCAGAAGTACATCGACTCGATCGCCGATCTGCTCGGCGAGTGGGGCGTGGACTTCCTGAAGTTCGACAGCGTCACCCCTGGCTCCGGAGTGAGCGATCTGTCCCTCGACGCGCGCGATGATGTCGCCGCCTGGTCGCAGGCGCTGAAGCGCAACGGCATCTGGTTCGAGCTGTCCTGGGCGGTCGACATCAACTACGCCGACTACTGGAAGCAGTACGCGGACGGCTGGCGCGTGGACTGGGACGTCGAGTGCTACTGCGAGAAGGAGGCGCTGACGACCTGGGACAACATCGCTCGGCTCTTCCCCCGCACCGCGGAGTGGTGGCGGCACGGCGGCCCTGCGGGATGGAACGATCTCGACTCACTCAATGTGGGCAACGGCACCATGGATGGCTTGACCCGCGACGAACGGCGCACGGCGACGACGCTGTGGGCCATGTCGGCCGCGCCCATGTACCTGGGCAACGACCTCACGAACCTCGACGAATTCGGGCTCAAGCTGCTCACGAACCCCGAGGTCATCGCGGTCGACCAGGCAGGCGTTCCCGCGCAGCCGGTGTCGACGGCGACCAAGCAGCAGGTCTGGTACTCGCTGAACACCGACGGCACGTACACCGTCGCGCTCTACAACCTCGGCCGCACGGAAGCCGACGTCACGGCGTCGTTCTCCGACTTCGGCCTCACCGGGTCCGCCACGGTGCGCGATCTCTGGGCCGGCAAGAACCTCGGCGGCTTCGACGGCTCGTTCACCGCCGAGGACGTGCCGATCCACGGTGTGCGACTGCTCACCGTGACCCCGGCGAAGAAGTCGAAGCTCGCGGTGAACGACGACTCCCTCCGAGTCGCCTACGACGGACAGTGGACCCGCAACGGCGGGGCCGAGGTCGCCGCGACGACTCAGCCGTTCACGGTCGCGGTCACCGATACCCCCGGTGGTGGCCAGCCGAACCCGCCGGAGACGGGACGCACGGTGACGGTGAACGACAACGCGCCCGGCATCACGTACACGGGCAACTGGGGCTACAGCAACAACCGCGGCCTCGGCGACCACGCCGATGATGTGCATTACGCCGAAGCGAACGGCGCCTTCTTCGAGTACGCGTTCCAGGGCACCGGGATCGACTTCGTGACCGAGAAGCATGAGTCGCAAGGAGACGTCGACATCTACCTCGACGGGCAGTTCGTGCAGACCGTGAGCACCTACCTCGACCCCGCGCAAGGACGTGGCGTGCAGCAGACCGTGTTCAGGCGCCTCGGGCCTTGCGAGTGGAAGCCACACGCTGCGCGTCGTGAAGAAGTCGGGATCGTTCATGCTCCTCGACAAGCTCGTGGTGACGCTCGACAGCCTGCTGAGCACGACCTCGGGCGCGTTCAACAAGGCCGACCCCGCAGATGTCGTCGTCGACGTGCTGCGCGATCCAGGCGAGCTGAGCGACGTCTCCGTGAACGGCGAGGCGCTCGAGCGGGGAACCGACTACGAGCTCAGCGGCAGCACGGTGACCATCAGGTCGTCGTTCCTCGCCACGTTGCCGGTGGGCGACGCCACGCTGGACTTCGCCTTCCGCGGCGACCGCCACAGCGACGTCCATGCGACGACGGAGGACGGCGCCTCGGTGTCGTTCACGTTCCGCGGGACCGCGGTGTCGTGGATCACGGCGAAGGGCCCCGACCAGGGCACCGCCGACGTCTACATCGACGGCGTCAAGGTCGAGACCGTCGACACGCACGCCGACACGCGCGTCACCGGCCAGAAGGTCTTCACGGCCGATGGTCTGCGCGACAAGGAGCACACCATCACGATCGTGAAGACCTCGGGAGACGTGCTGCGCACCGACGTCTTCGAGTACACGGTCAAGAAGGTCAAGTGATCCGTCCGGGGGCGGGCCGTGCAGCCCGCCCCCGGATGCCCCGGACACCCCAGAGAAGTGAGGAAAGCGGATGACGAGCACTCCCTCCGCAGGCGATCCGATCGTAGCGGCGCGAGCCTGGATCAGCGACATCGCCGTCGAGACGGTCCGCACGGACGCGATCCAGGCTTTCCTGAAGCAGGAGACGATCTTCGTCGAGATCACGACCGCCACAGGCGTGCAGGGTCTCGGCTACAGCTACACGATCGGGATGGGCGGGACATCCGTGCTCGCCCTCCTCGAGAGCACGATCCTGCCCCTGCTGCTCGGGCAGGATGCGCACCGCCCCGAGGCCGTCTGGCGATCCTGTTTCGCCGCGATCCGCTCGACGACCGGAGGCGTCATCGCCGCCCTCGCCCTGGCCGCGGTCGACACCGCGGTGTGGGATGCGCGATCGCGGAGCACGGGTGTTCCGCTCTGGAAGCTCGCGGGCGGCGCGGACCGGTCGATCCCTGTATACGACACCGAGGGCGGGTGGCTGCACCTGAGCGAAGAGGAACTGGTGGCCCAAGCCCTCGCGACCAAGGCGAGAGGGCTGTCCGGTGTCAAGATCAAGGTCGGACGACCAGACCCGCATGAAGACCTCGACCGGTTGCGCGCGGTCCGTGAGGCCGTCGGCCCCGCCTTCGACATAATGGTCGATGCGAACCAGTCCTTCACGGTCGCCCAGGCCGTCCGGAGAGCGCGTCTCTTCGAAGAGGTCGACCTGTACTGGTTCGAGGAGCCTCTGCACGCCGACGACGTGAGCGGTCACGCGGCTCTCTCACAACGCTCGACGATTCCGGTCGCGGTCGGCGAGAGCCTGTACTCGATCGGGCGGTTCCGCGACTACCTCGAACGGGGCGCCGCGTCGATCGTGCAGGTCGATGTCGCGAGGATCGGCGGCATCACGCCCTGGCTCAAGGTGGCGCACCTCGCCGAAGCATTCGGCGTCGACGTCGCCCCGCACTTCCTCATGGAACTCCACCTTCCGCTGGTCGCGGCAATACCGAACGGCCTCTACCTCGAGCACATCCCGCAACTGCGGACGCTCACCAGCGAACAGGTGCGGATCGTCGACGGACGTGCGGAGACGTCGGATGCTCCGGGCCTCGGGATCGTGTGGGACCGCGACGCCATCAGGAGAGCGCGCGTCTCCTGACGGCGGATGGCGTGCGCAGCCCCCGCCTCACGGCGCGCCGTCGTAGGAGCGGATCTTGTAGTCGGTGGTCGCCAGTGCGAGCGTCAGCTCCTCCAGCTGCCGCGAGATGCGGTCTCGCTGATCGATCATCATCTGCCGCCGCTCGGGCATCGTCTCCACGCCGCGCTCGACTAGTTGCACGTAGTGACGCAGGTCGCTCATGGTCATGCCCGACACCCGCATCCGGATGAGGAAGACGAGTCGGCGCAGGTGGGGCGCGGAGTACTCGCGGTATCCCGACGAGTTCCGGGAGGGACGCACGAGCCCTTCCCGCTCGTAGTATCTGAGCGTGTGCGGGGACTGACCGAGCAGCTCCGCCGCCTCGGCGATTCCGAGGCGCGCAGAGGTCTCCTCGACCGTCGAGTCGTCGAGAAGCGTGTGCAAGGCGTCGATGGCCGAGGCGGATGACGCGTGCGGCTCGGCGAGCATGCGTTCGATCAGGTCAGCGGTCGCCATTCCCACACCCTACTTCCGTCAGAACGCCCGGGCAGCGGGGCCCTGACCGGGGAAGTCAGCGGATGCGCTGAGTTCGGCCCATTTCCGGATCTCGGCGAGACTCCGATCGTGGGCGGTCGTGAGATTCCTCACGGCTTCGGCCCCGAGCGCGAGCCGCAGCGGCGCATCGGGCTCCTGAAGAACCCGCCGGATGATCGAGGCAGCCCTGACCGGATCGCCCTCCTGCTGTCCGTCGGCGCCCGCCATGTCGGCGCGCACGGCCGCGATGACCCCGTCGTACGCGGTGTTCTGCGTGGCCGAGCGAAGCACGTCGCCCGCGTTGAACCGCGTGCGAAAGCGGCTCGGCTCGACGATCAGCACCCGGATGCCGAACGGCGCGACTTCACCCGCCAGAGCTTCCGACCATCCTTCCAGCGCGAACTTCCCGGCGGAGTAGCTGCCGACAGCGGGGAACGACATGCGCCCACCCTGGCTGCTCATCTGCACGATGGCGCCGGATCCCGCCTCGCGCATCCCGGGGAGGACGGCTCTCACGAAGGCGGCGGGACCGAACAGGTGCTGATCGAGCATGTCTCGCAGCTCATCGCCGGTGACCTCTTCCGCGGCGCCGACCTGGCCGACTCCCGCGTTGTTGACCAGGACGTCCACGCCGCCGAACCGGGCGACCGAATGCGCCACGACCGCCGCCGCTCCCTCCGTGTCACGCACGTCGTGTGCGACAGCGGAGAAGCGGTCGGGGTAGTGCGAAGCGAGATCATCCATCCGCTCCGGACGACGGCCCGTGCCGACGACCTGATCCCCCGCCTCGAGCGAGGCCTCTGCCAGGGCTCGTCCCAGTCCCGAGCCGGCCCCGGTGATGAGCCATGTCTTGTGTCGCTGTGCTGTGTCCATGTCCGCCACGCTAGAGAGTGAAGCGCGCTCGAAGGCAAATGGGCGGACTCAGCGTCTCCGCGACTCCAGGAGCCTCGAGAGTGCGGCGGTGTACGCGTCGCCGCTCGCCCGCGCCGCCTCGCCCTCGCGGAGCACAACGATGAACAGTCCCTGATCTCCCGAGGAGATGCGGGCCGCCAGAAGGGCTCGTTCCCAGAGCAGCACGACCTCCAGCCCACCGGCGTATGCAGGCTCGGCCATGGCGCTGGTCGTGAGGAACCGGCGTCGCTCTGTCGCTCCGGCGAGCGCCGTCAGTCGCGCGCGAACCTCTCTGAACGGCTGAGGAGACGGCGCGTCGTGGGTGAACACGTCGGCGAAGACCCGCGCCGCCACCTGGTCGGCGCCACTGGCGAGCAGGCTCGAGATGGGATCGCTCACGGCGTCGTTCCCCTGCTCTCGAGTTGCGCGACGCGCCGTTCCAGCGCTGCGATCCGGTTGTAGAGATCGACCAGCGTGACGCCGTCGGCGACCACTCCCGGTCGACTGCTGAAGCGGCGGACGAAGTCCTCGCGGGACTCCCCGGGCAACTGGTCGAAGTACCCCATTGCGATCTCCAAGTCTGTGACACGGCGGATTCACTCTGCGTCGAACCACCGTAGCCGCTTCGTCGCCGCATCCGATGCTCAGCTCATCAGCGATCGTGCACGACCATCGCTCCGCCCTTGCGCATCAGCCACGCGGCGGCGGCGAGCGTGAGCGCCCAGCCGATCACCTCGATGAGCAGATGATCGGTGGCGTTCGGTACGGACTGCAGCAGGAACACGCGGATGCTGTTGATTGCTCCGTGCGTCAGGACGGCGGGCCAGACGCTGCCGGAGCGCCAGCGGAGCGCGAGCAGCAGAGGGGCCCACGGCAGCATGCCCGCGAAGTAGATGACGATGTCCCAGAGGGGCCGATCCCCGATGACGGCGAGGACCGGAAGGTGCCAGACGATCCAGACGAGACCGCTGACGAGGGCGAGACGCCAGAATCCCCACGATGCCGCACGAGTCGCCAACCAGCCACGCCATCCGAACTCCTCGCCGATCGCGAAGACCGACTGCATGACGAACACCGGGATGATCCACACCGACGCGGCCAGGATCTCGTCGACCGGGTTCAGCGGCCAGATTCCGGATGACACGGCGATGGCCGTCTGGATCGCGGCGATCGCGGCTATGAGGCCGATGCCGATCCCGAGCCACTTCGGTGCGCCCCGCCATCCTGTGGCGAAGGTCTCGCGGAACGTGCCCGGCCTTCGCGCGAGCCACATGATGATGGCGGCGAGCAACGGGGTCAGCTGCATGATCGGGGTGATCAGGTTGTAGAGATCCGTCGGCACGAGCCGGAACACCATCGGCACCGAGAGCGCGAAGCACAGCGCGATCGCGATCGCGAAGAACCAGGTGACGTCGACGACGACCGATCGTCCGGTCGCGCGGTGGGCGGGGAGGGATGTCATCGGTGGCCTCTGTCCGTCGGCTCGGGGCGCGAGAAGTCCCTCGCACCACGCACTCTACGAAGACCGGCCCGGCCACCGGAATGCAGGAAACCCGACACTCTCCGGGGGATATCCGGAACGGACGGCGCCCGACGCCCGCCGCCCGAGGTCAGCCCCGCCCGGTCCCGCGGAGCGCCTCGATCTGTTCGCGGTTGATCTCGGCGGCCTCGGCCAGCAGGTCGCCCGCGAACTCGATCTGTTCGTCGGTGAGCGTGGCGAGATACTCGTTCCAGCGTTGCGCGACCCTGGCGTAGACCGGGCCGACGCCCGCGAGGACCGGTTCGGGGTTGGCCGTGACGATCACACGCCGACGATCGGCGTCGTCCCGCGTGCGGGTGACATACCCGGCGCGTTCGAGCCGATCGATCATGGCGGTGACGGCTCCACCGGCGGTGAGGCCGGTTCGTGCGGCGAGTTCGCCGGGCGTCGCCGGCCCGGAGCTCATGAGAAGCCCCACAGCCTGCAGGTCGGTGCCGTTGAGGCCGACCGACCGGGCGACGGCGTCTTGGAACAGCACCGCGCGCGCCATGAACTCCTGCATCGCCTCACCCTGACGCGCGATCGCGGCAGAACGGCGCGCAGATCCGTCGGTCATCTGATAACCTCTCTATTATCGAGAGACTCTTTCTTCGAGACTCTCTGTCTCCTTCCAGACTATCGAAAGGCCGGACCGATGCCCACAGCGCTCATCATCGGCGGCGGAGTCGCAGGACCCGCCGCCGCCCTCTTCCTGCAGAGCGCGGGCTGGGCGGTCGAGATCTTCGAGGCCAGATCAGCCCCCGATGCGTTCGGCGGACTGTTCCTCAACGTCGCGACGAACGGCCTCGCGGTGCTCGAAACCCTGGGCCTGCGCGATCGCCTCCTCGCCGACGGCCACTTGAGCCCGTACATGGAGATATGGAGCGGACGCGGCCGCAAGCTCGGCACGGTGCCCAACGGCCCCGCCGGAGAGCCGGCACGAGGAAGCGTCGTGGTGCGGCGGGAATGGCTGAACAGCGTCTTGCGCGAGGCGACGGATGCCGCCGGCATCCGCTTCCGATGGGACGCACGTCTCGAACGCATCGAGCAGTCGGATGCAGGCGTCACCGCTTACTTGGCAGACGGCACGAGCGCGACCGGCGACATCCTGATCGGCTGCGACGGCATCGGCTCGCCGACACGACGATGGATCGATCCCGCCGCGCCGGACCCGGACTACAGCGGACTGCTCAGCATCGGCGGGTTCGCCCGGGTCGACGGCCTTGCGCCTACGCCTCTCACGCAGCACATGGTCTTCGGCGCCCGCGGATTCTTCGGCTATCTCGTGCGAGACGACGGCACGGTCTACTGGTTCGCGAATCCCGCCAGGGCCGAGATCGACCGCGACGAGATCCGGGCTGTGCCCGACGAGGCCTGGCTCGACGAGCTCCGCACGATGCACGCCGACGACCCGTACCCCGTGCCGCAGATCCTCGACGCCGCGACCGGCGCGGTGGGCGTCTACGGCATCTACGAGCTGCCCCACGTCCCGCACTGGCATCGCGGTCGGGTCGTAACGGTCGGGGACGCCGTGCACGCGACATCTCCGAGCGCCGGGCAGGGAGCGTCCCTCGCCCTCGAGGACGCGGCAGTCCTCGCCATGTGCCTGCGTGACGAGCCGGATCACGAGCGCGCCTTCGCTCGTTACGAGTCCATCCGCCGCCGCCGGGCGGAGGAAGTGGTCGCCTACGCGCGCGCCATCAGCAGACAGAAGACCGTGACCTCGTCGAAGTTCGCGGTCATCGTGCGCGACGCCCTGCTTCCGCTCTTCCTTCGCGGCGCGATGCGCGACACCCGCAACAATCATCTGTACAACCATGTGGTCGCCACGGAGGGACGGCCTCTCGGCGACTGAGCTCGTGCAGCATGTGGAACACGGGGCCGCACCCGGCATAGTCTCGATGACATGACCCCTGATCCGCGATACGCGGCCCTGCTCGGCGACTGGTCGGGCGACGAAGAACTCTTCCCGACCGCCTGGACGGCCGCGGGCAGGGCGCGCGGCGCCCTCACCGTCGAACCTGGCCCCGACGGCATCCTGATCGACTATGTGGAGCTTCAGGACAGCGGGCATCTGCTCGCACATGCGGTGATCGTCGGCACGGGATTCTGGTGGTTCGACTCCTACGGCTTCGTTCCAGAGACTCCCGGTTCCGCCGTCTGGGACGACGACACACTCGTGCTCGACCGCCGCTCCGCCCGTGGACGCACGATCATGCAGCTGCGCCGCGACGGCGAACGCCTCGAAGTCGCGCTCGATACGGCGGTGCCGGCGGATGCCGACCCGGCCCCGCTCGTGCGCGGAACCTACGCCAAGCAGGACGCCTGATCGCGGGACCTCCGCGAACGTCACCGGTCGCGGTCAGGGCAACAAGATCGTGGCGAGCGTGACCGCTCTCGTGCCCTGCCGGTCCGGGTCGAGGTACGGGGCGAGCATCTCGCCGAGGCGCGCCTGCAGATCGGCGAGATCGTCCGTCGTGACGTGCAGCTGGGTCATGCCGAATCCGAGGTAGTCCCGCGCCCGCGCGTCATCCGAAGACAGTGACTCATCGAAGCGCTCGGCGACCTGACCCAGGTACGTGAGGAAGGCTCGACGCAGCTGCTCGGCGTCCATCGCCTGCAGTTCTTCGCGATCGACGTGCGCCATCCGCTCTCCGAGGGCGAGCGTCCGTTCGACCGCACCACGGATCTTCCGCTCCCCGACCACCGCGACGATGCCGGCGTCGACGAGCGCGGCCACATGACGGTAGAGCGTCGCCGTCGAGACGTCGGGCAGGGTCTCGCGCAGCGCGGTCGTGGTCAGCTCGCGCGCTCCGATCTGCTGGATGATCCGCATCCGCACGGGATGCATGATCACATCGGCGATAGGCGTCGTCTTGCGCATCGGCCCTCGATTCATTATTCTCAGTGTGAGAACATTCGCATCGTTCTCATACGAAGACTACCTGAGGAGCCGAGATGAACCCTGCCCCCACCGACGCGAATGCCGTGCGGATCGAGGTGCGCAGAATCTCGAAGCGGTTCGGCGACGTGACGGCCGTCGACGACATCACGTTCCGGGCCGAGCCCGGCCGGGTCACCGGGTTTCTGGGACCCAACGGCGCCGGCAAATCGACGACCCTCCGCATGCTGCTCGGACTCACCAGACCCGACTCCGGCGACGCCCTCCTCGGCGGGATCCGCTACCGCGACCTGCCCAGGCCTGCCCACACGGTCGGCGCGGTCCTCGACATCGCAGGAGCACACCCGGCGATGACGGCCAGGGCGCACCTCGGTGTCAGCGCCGCCCTCGCCGGCATCCGCGGTCACCGCATCGACGAGGTGGCGGAGATCACGGGCATCGCCGGATTCCTCGACCGCCGCATCCGCGGGTTCTCGACGGGCATGCGGCAGCGCCTCGCAATCGCGAACGCCCTGATCGGCGACCCGCAGGTGCTCGTCCTCGATGAACCGTCCAACGGCCTCGACCCAGCGGGGATCGCCTGGCTGCGCTCCTTCCTCCGCGATTTCGCCAGCCGCGGAGGCACCGTCCTGCTGTCGAGTCACGTGCTGTCCGAGTTGGAGCAGTGCATCGACGAACTGGCTCTCATCGATCGGGGCCGCATCGCCTGGGCAGGCCCACTCGCCGACTTCGTCGCCGACGGCGGAACCCTGGAAGACGCCTTCCTCCGCGCCACTCGACACCCCGAACCCGCCACCCCTTCGCTGGAGCACACGTCATGATCGCCCTCATCCACGCAGAGATCCGCCGACTGTTCGCCACCCGTCTGGTCTGGTGGGCTCTCGTCACCGCAGCTCTGTGCGGCGGCGTCCTGCCCGGCCTCCTCGCCGTCATCGGTCCCGAGAACGCCAATCCTCCCCTGCCGGGGCTCGACACCGCCGCGGGCGTGGAGATGCTGCTGAGCCTCACCTCCGTGCTCCTGTTCATCCCGGCGCTGATCGGCACGGTGGCAGTCACCTCGGAGTACCGGCACCGCACGATCGGCACGACCTTCCTTCTCGCCCCTCGCCGTGTGGGTGTCGTGCTCGCCAAGCTGGCGGTCTACGCGCTGCTCGGCCTCAGCTACGGCGTCATCGCGTCGACGTCTGCGGCCGCGTCCGTCGCCGGCGGTGCGGCGCTCCGCGGTGAGACTCTGGGGATGCCGTGGAGCGATCTCGCCCCCCTCCTCGTCCGGCTCGCGCTCGCGGCCGCGATCTACATGATCATCGGCGTCGCGATCGGCGCCCTCGCCCGTCACCAGCTGATCGCGATCGGCGTCACACTCGGGTACTTCTACGTGATCGAGTACGTGCTCATGCTCATCCCGGGAGTGAACCGGATCTACCCGTACCTGCCGGGCGGCGCGACCTCCGCCCTGACCGACTTCACGTTCCTCCGCGACGCGCTCTCGGCCGAACTCCCCGCGGCGGCACCGCCCGCAGGCCTCAGCGCACTCGGTGGAGGCCTCGTCCTCCTGGCGTACGCCGCAGCGGCCATCGTCGTGGCCGTCGTCGTTCCCCTGCGGCGCGACCTCCGCTGACCGCGGCACGATCGCGCTCCCTGATCATGGGACGACGCTCGGATCGATCGCCTCCACGATCACCGGCCCATGGGCATCCGGCATCCCGACGCTCCAGATCCGCACCCGCGACCTGATCGGGGGCACCTGAGTCTGCAGCAGGGTCGCGTCGCCGTTCTCGGGATTGCTGCGATGCCACCGGGCGCGCAGCGGTGGCCCCGGAGCCTCTGCGACCGTGAGGGTGAAGGCCGAGACCCCGCCGTGCTCGGTCAAGGACACCTCGCGCTCGGATACCCGCCCCATGATCGGCTTCGCGTGCTCGCGAGCACGCGCCCACTCCTGCACGAGGTGCGCCTCGCGCCGCGACAGACGTGCGGACTCTCGCAGCGCGACGCCGCATCCGAAGATGAAGAATGTCGGCATCACGGTGAAGATCACCGAGAACCACCAGGGCGCGTCGCTCGTCCACAGCGCCGTCAGCGCCGCGACGGTGCCGATCGCAGCCGCGCCGACCAGCATCCAGAGCACGATTCGCGTTCGCGGTCGCACCCTGGTCCCGAAGCCGATCGCCGAGGGCGCGGCGTCGTCGTCGAACGACCTGACCAGGTGCACGACGTGCCCGACCGGCGCCTCTTCCTGCATGACCGCTCCTCCGACCTCGATGCCCCGCCCGTTGCCGACGACATCGTAGGGCCTGAAGGTGTCGCGCGGCCGTCGAACGCAGAGATGCCGCGCCCTCCGAAGAGGACGCGGCATCTGTGGTGCAGCGTGGAGTCAGGCGCCGATCTTCTTGGCGTCGTCCGTGTTCAGCACACGGAACAGGACTGCGGCGACGACTGCGCCGACGACCGGAGCGAGGATGTAGAGCCACAGGTTGCTCCACGCGAACTGGCCGCTGATCGAGAGACCCAGCGCCACGGCCGGGTTGAAGCCGCCGCCCGAGATCCCGCCAACCGCCACTGCGCCGACGAAGACCGTGCCACCGATCGCGAGCCCGTAGAACGAGTTGCCGTCGGTGTCCTTCGAGGTGGCGGAGTTCAGAACGGCCCACACGAGGGCGAGAGTGAACAGAGCCTCGACGAGGAAGGCAGGGCCGACCTCGATCTCCGTGGCCTTCTCGGCGGCGGGCCAGACGGCGAAGCTGACGAGTGCGGCGAGCGCGCCGCCCACGAACTGCGCCACGATGTACGCGACCAGGTCGATGGCGCTGAGACCGCCGCGGAGGAAGACGCCGACCGAGACGGCCGGGTTCAGGTGGGCGCCGGAGATGTGCCCGGTGCCGTAGATCAGAACCGCGAGTGCGAGGCCGATCGCGAGCGGCGTCAGCGGGCTGCCGCTGTTCACCGCGCCGATGATGCTGAGAACGAAGAGGAATGTGGCGATCGCTTCAGCGAGCGCCTTGCGTGCTGTCCCGGTCATGGGAGTGCTCTCTTTCTTGATGTCGAATGCGGTGAGCACTTCGACCGCCCGCGCACTCCGGCCGATGCACCCTCCATGGCGTCACCGAGAGTAGCGGCCCCGTATGCCGAATCGAGGGAGCCGCGCGGCGATCCTGTGAATCTCCTGAGCGAAATGCCCGGTCCCGATGGAGTCAGTCCCAGGAGTCAGGCATCCTCTGTCAAGCCCTTCGCCTGTCGCACCGCGCCCGCCTACCGTGGCCGGATGACCGATTCGCTGTCCGACGCCGAGCCTTCCACCCGCCTGCGCCGCGCCGTCACCGGCCCGCTGCTTTTCGCCTTCATCCTCGGCGACGTGCTCGGGGCCGGCATCTACGCGCTGATGGGCGTGCTGTCCGAGAAGGTCGGCGGCATGCTGTGGGCTCCGCTGGTCCTCGCGCTCCTCCTGGCCCTGCTCACCGCCGGCTCGTATGCGGAACTCGTGACGAAGTACCCCCGCGCCGGCGGCGCCTCGGTGTTCGCCGAGCGCGCGTTCCGCAGCCCGCTGGTGTCGTTCCTCGTCGGCTTCTGCATGCTGGCCGCCGGGGTCACGAGCGCGGCCGGGCTCGCGATCGCCTTCGCCGGCGACTACCTCGGCACCTTCTTCGACCTGCCCACCATCCCGGTCGCGATCGCGTTCCTCGCCCTCGTCGCCGCACTCAACGCTCGCGGCGTGCGCGAGTCCCTGGGCGCCAACCTCGTGATGACCGCGATCGAGCTGAGCGGCCTCGTGATCGTGATCGTCGTCGTGGCCGGGTTCCTCACCGCCGGCGGCGGCGACGCCTCGCGCCTGATGCAGACGCCCGAGGGGACGCCCGCAGCCCTCG includes:
- a CDS encoding X2-like carbohydrate binding domain-containing protein, which gives rise to MLLDKLVVTLDSLLSTTSGAFNKADPADVVVDVLRDPGELSDVSVNGEALERGTDYELSGSTVTIRSSFLATLPVGDATLDFAFRGDRHSDVHATTEDGASVSFTFRGTAVSWITAKGPDQGTADVYIDGVKVETVDTHADTRVTGQKVFTADGLRDKEHTITIVKTSGDVLRTDVFEYTVKKVK
- a CDS encoding mandelate racemase/muconate lactonizing enzyme family protein; this translates as MTSTPSAGDPIVAARAWISDIAVETVRTDAIQAFLKQETIFVEITTATGVQGLGYSYTIGMGGTSVLALLESTILPLLLGQDAHRPEAVWRSCFAAIRSTTGGVIAALALAAVDTAVWDARSRSTGVPLWKLAGGADRSIPVYDTEGGWLHLSEEELVAQALATKARGLSGVKIKVGRPDPHEDLDRLRAVREAVGPAFDIMVDANQSFTVAQAVRRARLFEEVDLYWFEEPLHADDVSGHAALSQRSTIPVAVGESLYSIGRFRDYLERGAASIVQVDVARIGGITPWLKVAHLAEAFGVDVAPHFLMELHLPLVAAIPNGLYLEHIPQLRTLTSEQVRIVDGRAETSDAPGLGIVWDRDAIRRARVS
- a CDS encoding MerR family transcriptional regulator is translated as MATADLIERMLAEPHASSASAIDALHTLLDDSTVEETSARLGIAEAAELLGQSPHTLRYYEREGLVRPSRNSSGYREYSAPHLRRLVFLIRMRVSGMTMSDLRHYVQLVERGVETMPERRQMMIDQRDRISRQLEELTLALATTDYKIRSYDGAP
- a CDS encoding SDR family NAD(P)-dependent oxidoreductase, which gives rise to MDTAQRHKTWLITGAGSGLGRALAEASLEAGDQVVGTGRRPERMDDLASHYPDRFSAVAHDVRDTEGAAAVVAHSVARFGGVDVLVNNAGVGQVGAAEEVTGDELRDMLDQHLFGPAAFVRAVLPGMREAGSGAIVQMSSQGGRMSFPAVGSYSAGKFALEGWSEALAGEVAPFGIRVLIVEPSRFRTRFNAGDVLRSATQNTAYDGVIAAVRADMAGADGQQEGDPVRAASIIRRVLQEPDAPLRLALGAEAVRNLTTAHDRSLAEIRKWAELSASADFPGQGPAARAF
- a CDS encoding CPBP family intramembrane glutamic endopeptidase is translated as MTSLPAHRATGRSVVVDVTWFFAIAIALCFALSVPMVFRLVPTDLYNLITPIMQLTPLLAAIIMWLARRPGTFRETFATGWRGAPKWLGIGIGLIAAIAAIQTAIAVSSGIWPLNPVDEILAASVWIIPVFVMQSVFAIGEEFGWRGWLATRAASWGFWRLALVSGLVWIVWHLPVLAVIGDRPLWDIVIYFAGMLPWAPLLLALRWRSGSVWPAVLTHGAINSIRVFLLQSVPNATDHLLIEVIGWALTLAAAAWLMRKGGAMVVHDR
- a CDS encoding MarR family winged helix-turn-helix transcriptional regulator, with product MTDGSARRSAAIARQGEAMQEFMARAVLFQDAVARSVGLNGTDLQAVGLLMSSGPATPGELAARTGLTAGGAVTAMIDRLERAGYVTRTRDDADRRRVIVTANPEPVLAGVGPVYARVAQRWNEYLATLTDEQIEFAGDLLAEAAEINREQIEALRGTGRG
- a CDS encoding FAD-dependent oxidoreductase; this encodes MPTALIIGGGVAGPAAALFLQSAGWAVEIFEARSAPDAFGGLFLNVATNGLAVLETLGLRDRLLADGHLSPYMEIWSGRGRKLGTVPNGPAGEPARGSVVVRREWLNSVLREATDAAGIRFRWDARLERIEQSDAGVTAYLADGTSATGDILIGCDGIGSPTRRWIDPAAPDPDYSGLLSIGGFARVDGLAPTPLTQHMVFGARGFFGYLVRDDGTVYWFANPARAEIDRDEIRAVPDEAWLDELRTMHADDPYPVPQILDAATGAVGVYGIYELPHVPHWHRGRVVTVGDAVHATSPSAGQGASLALEDAAVLAMCLRDEPDHERAFARYESIRRRRAEEVVAYARAISRQKTVTSSKFAVIVRDALLPLFLRGAMRDTRNNHLYNHVVATEGRPLGD